A stretch of DNA from Paenibacillus albus:
CATCTAATGCTGTTCGATATCTGAATTTGGCGGGATGCCTCTTCGTCGTAGCTGCAAAATCTTCAGTTCGGTCAAACAGCAGCATGACCGGTTTTTGGACAACCTTAGCTGCGATTCCAACATGGCAAGCCATCATGGAAGGGAAATCTTCTTTCCCTCCAAATCCGCCGCCAGTCGGACTCTGTATTACCCTTACCTCATCATCCTCACAGGCCAGCGCACTAATCAGTGCATTTTTTACATAATAGAGACATTGCATCGACCCCTGTACAAGGATTTCTTGATCGTTATAGATTCCAAGCATGCCCTGGTTTTCCAAGTAAACATGTTCTTGATAACCTGTCTCATACTCTTCTTCTATGATTTGATGGGCACTCGCTTCGATTGCTTGTATAACTTCGAGACTCTCGCCAAATTCATGACTAGCGAATACGCCGGTTTGATCCTTTTGCCGGATCGCTTCTTCCAATGTATAGATGGCTTGATGTTCTTCAATATCCACGACTACTTCATCTATCAATCGATGGAGAACATCCAGCATTGGGCCGACAAGCATGAACATCGGTTCACCAATATAATTGACCCATTCATCTGCAAATATAGGCTGATCCTTATGTAACAACTTCACAAAATTAGCGCCAGAGATGTGCTCAGCACCTATCTTTACATAACCATCGGGCAATTGCGGCAGCTGAATGGATCGTACTTTCCCATATGCGACAGGCGAACGGTACAAGACACCATGAAGCATCGAAGCTTGCTTCACATCGCCGATGTAAGCAAGTTGGCCGGATACTTTCCCATCATGATCTTTCTTTTTTACAGAGCTACTGAGATCCTTCGCATGCATGGGAGCAGCACCCCTTATCGTTGGTTATCTGTCCTGCTGTAATTGTTGTAGTATTCGGTTGCTTTTCTAAAATCTTCCGGCGTATCCAGATCCATAAGGATTCCCGGATCCTCGATATTCAGAAATTTCTTTTCATAGGGTTGAAGAATCCCTCGCAGCGTATGATCCGCCTTGGCTTCAACAATGCGTGTCTTAAGCTCACTCGCCAGTTTTATTGGATGCCCGCCTTTCATACTATAACTCGGAATTACCACTATCCCCTCTTCTGATGCCAACCTCCGAATCGTTTCCTTCTCAACGAGCGGACAATCTCCGGGTGTAATAAAAAATTGTGACGATTCCACTTCTATGCAGCCTCTCTGTACAGAGCTAAACATACCTTGGTCAAAACTCGGATTATACACGCATACGATATCCATGTCATATGTGTTATCTTTCTGCATTGCTAAAGTTGCTTCATGAATGCGATCTCGTTGAAACCCGCTTACAACGATCACTCTCTCGCATATTCCTTCAAATTTGGATAGCGTATGCTCCAGTACGGTCTTTGTCCCAAGTTTTAAAGTCATCTTATAATCAGACGCACGACTTGAATAGCCGGCTGCGAGAATGATCGCTTCCATCAGTTCCTCCTTATGGACTCCCGGTAGTAGTTAATATATGCGAGTGTATATTCCGTATCACCTGTAAAAGCTTCCGTACAGGTTTGGAAGGTATTCGCTTCGCGCATCAATTAAATAGGTTCAATAAATACATACTGAATACCGCCGCAGATTCCTCCATCTTCATAAAACAGTCCGGCAGTCAGATCGACTATGTGCTGGGCGCTCTTCTTTGTGGCAATAACATCCATGGCTATCTCAATGACTTCTGCTTCTCCGCAGCCCCCGCCGATCGTTCCGGATAGTGTGCCGTCGGCATAAATGATCATTTTGGCACCGGCCTTTCTGGGCGTAGATCCTTTCGTTCGTATTACGGTAGCCAGAGCAGCTTGAGCGCCAATAGATTTGATGCTCACAATCCTCTTTAACAGCTCTAGATCGTCCATTTGTCTTCCCCCAATTTGTAAACGATCGAATGACCGATTTCTTCTCTTAGTGATTTTCCGGATGCATGATGCTTCACTCGTAAAATTTCAGCCAATACGCTGATTGCAATCTCTTCAGGTGTTTGAGCGCCAATATCTAAGCCAACCGGTGCGTATAAATGATGGAAATCTGTACTCGGAAAATCCTCATGAAGTTGAGAAAGCACACCTGAAATGCGTCTGCGGCTTCCAATCATACCGATATAGGGTATAGGTAAATGCAGGATTTCGCGTAGGATCGTCACATCAAATTGATGGCCCCGCGTGAGCAGTGTAATATAAGGCTTACTTGCTGCATCCAATCTCTGAAAATACTCATGATAGGGTTTGCATTCAACTTCGTCAGCCAAAGGGAATTGTTCCTTATTCGCGAACTGCGGTCTATCGCATATGACTGTGATATAGAAGCCAAGCTTTTTCCCCATTTCGACCAATGGCTTTGCCACGTGCCCCGCTCCAGCAACGATTAAATGCAACGGCGCGGGATACACATCCACGAAATATTCGATTTCGTAGTTCTTTAATTTCGAGACGAAAGCTTTTGATTTTTGACGGGAGAGTGCCGTTCTTGCCTCCTCCAATATAGGCTGCCAATCTTCTTTTGAGATATGTTGTTCACAAAACACCTCTCCTTCAGAAAATAACAGCAGCTTGGTTCCAACAACAGCTTCCTCTGTCGGATAATCAAGGCAGGAAGCATGATTATTAATCTTAGTGACTGTGATTAAAGCAACCTCTGTGCGATTTTCAATGGAGGAAATCAGTCTCTGATAAAGCTCCATGTCTCTCATCCTCTCTGATAACGAAACTCCATATCTATTTATATGAATTGATTCTAATAAATATCAGAAGTTATTTTCAGAGAAGCAGGTTATTACAATCCGTTAAGCCCGCCCCTTGTTCCTATAATCAGCATCGAGAGCGATTTCGGCGTTAATTTCCCGCTATTTTCAAAGATCGACGTTAATGGCTTGAATGCTCATCCGTTATACCGTTATTTGAAGAGTAAGGCATCTTGCTTATTCGGTTCGGAACGGCAGATTCAAAAACTGCTGGAGCATTCCTCTGTTCATGCATAAACTTGCGTTCAAAAAAAAGTGCATCCTGTCCCCATGATTGGGCATATGCACTTTTTTTGTCTAGTCCGCTCCAAAGTTAGGGATAAAGGAATATATTTACTTTTCATATGTGATAATATCATACATCTAAAAAATCATGATGGTACAGGAGATTGATACAATGGATTTGAAGTTGCAAGGTAAGGTAGCATTAATCACGGGGGGAAGTAAGGGGATCGGTTTAGGCACGGCGATTTATTTGGCTGCGGAAGGGGCGAAAGTGGCGATTCTCGCGCGGAATGAGACAGATCTGCGTGAAGCGCTGACGATTATTACCGCACAAACCGAGAGTGAAGCCATATGGATTTCGGCTGATGTTTCCTCAGAGGCAGATTGCAAACGGGCCGTGGAAGAAACCGCTAAACATTTTGGACGGCTGGATATTCTAGTGAACAACGCCGGGACCTCAGCTGCAGCCCCATTTGAGCAAGTGACTGCAGGGCAGTGGCAGTACGATCTGGATCTGAAGCTGTTCGGGGCCATCCACTGCTCCCGTTACGCCATCCCTTTTATGCGCGAGGCAGGGGGCGGAGCGATCGTTAATATTACCACCTCCTCTGCCAAGACGCCTCCGGCCTCGTCGCTACCAACGACGGTAAGCCGTGCTGCCGGTCAGGCGTTGACGAATGCAATGAGTAAGGATTTGGGGGCTGATAATATTCGCGTCAACACGGTTTGTATTGGAGCTATCCGCAGTGATCAGGCTGACAAGCAATGGAAGAAGACTGCGCCTGAGTTAACTTGGGAGCAGTTCTCGCGAGATCCGCGTCATCGCATCCCGCTTGGCCGTATAGGCGAGACGGAGGAGGCAGCTAGAGTGATTGCCTTCTTAGTCTCGGATGCCGCTTCATATGTTACCGGCACCTCGGTTAATGTCGATGGCGGCTCAGGAGCCGCACTGTAATATTTTATTATTTTGAAAAGATTAACGGGATAAGAATATAAGAGAACCTGTCTTGCCCACAACGAAGAACAGGCTTCCAATTATCGGAAACCTGTTCTTCGTTGTGCTATCGTGTTTTTATGGATATATAATCAGGGTTCTTTTTCCTAATGATGGCATCCTGTTATTCCGGTCGTTCCCGAAGGGATTGTTCGCATTGAAGAAAAGCAGTTTTCGGATCGAAAACTGCTCAGCTACCTTTTAAAATCAAATCCATCTTGCTGTAATAGTAATCTTCTTATATTTAGCATATCTTTTAAACCAACTTAGATTCTTGTTACGTTGTAATATTCGTTTCAAACCTTCGATTAGCAATCTTGATCTCAATTCATCCTGTCGGTTCAGTAATTGTAATCTTTTAATGAGCTGCTCTTCCAAAGTCTCATCTCCTATTCTGGATGAAGTAATAGAGAAGTGGAAATCAAACCTATTAGCCTACCTACATTATAAGAGTAGAGATAGAAAAAAGTTGTCGTTTTAGCCTGTTGAAAGAATGGTAATTAAGTCGATGACCTTCTGAAGGATTTATGCTTTTCCATATAGGAATGACAGTAACCCGCTTCCAATTAGAAGCGGGTTTGAAATCTTCCCTGATTTGAGTTATTTATTCCTTGATGCACTATTGTACCCGTTAGCTTAATGACATGTTTAGCTGAGAAATACTTTCAACTACTCCAACGCGAAACCGTGACCATCGTAATTAACTTTCAAGTACTCATCCGCTGTGTACACTTATACCAGTTCTCAATAGACACTGGCTTTAGATTAATTACTATAGAGAATTCCTCCCGAAGTTTACTTCACAGAGGAATTTGTGCTCTCCTCTGTGACTAAAACAAAACTCTTCCACTAGTAACCACCAAAGCGTGGATATTTTTCATACCACATCACTCCCCTCGAAAAATAAAAAATGCCAATCAGGTAGCCATGTCATAAGTGCCGTTATAACCTGTCTTTTCTCTTCTTAACAACTGCTCGAGCCAACTGATCACACTTGCTTTATCGCGAGTAATCGGATTAATTCGATCCCACAGGTTCCAATAATATTCTTGAAAAGCGCCTACGATTGTGCCCTCCGCTATAGTGAGCAGCTCTACACTCGTGTCATTTTCATTTTTCGGCATAACACCAATCATAATGTTATGGTCGCCCTTGATTTCCCACTGGGCTTGGTTGAGCAAATTCATTTGATTATCGCTCACCAAAGCGATTTCAAACCCTTCATACGTTCTCAAAAGCATAATAATATGCTGGATATGATCAATCACATCCCCTGGCGTAGGACGAAAATAGACGTTATTGAGATGCTGTCCAGTTAATACAAGATGTTCAAACACTTTCATTGGATAGATATGACAAGTTCTGAATTTTTGAATGTCGCGCTCAAAGGACTGATAGCTGGCCGTAATTCTCTTCATATGGATGCTGTTCTCATCTTCATTTGGAATCGAGATTCGGATGTATTTCCTCATCAGTTCATAGGGAACGGTCAAAAAATTCAAATCATGATAGCAGAGCAAATGATGGCCCGCTTTTCTGTCTGTAGCTGAATTCAGCTCAAAGTATTGCTCCAAGTCCAGACTTCTCACTAAAGGCTCCACGTTATTAAACATTTGCTCGGCGAACTTCTCAATTACTAGCACCGATTGGGCGTCACTGATATAGAGCGCGGCGTCAATTGCATTGTTATTTTCTGTTGCGAAGCACAAGAGTGCGCACTTCCCCTTGATTAGAAAGATTTCAAACGGCGGATGATAAATACCATATTTATTGACGTAGAATAGCTCGTATTTCCCACGATAATTAGTCCATTCCATAATTTGATTAACTAGCTTGAGCGATCGTTCGAGACTTCTGTTTAATTTGCATATTTGCTTTATATTCCATCCCCCGCGCAATGCCTCGACGATTGTATGCTGCCAATGTCCATAGATTTCGGGATAACCGTCAAAATATTCCCTCTCGCTCTGAAAGGTAAGGAAGATCTCGCGATCAGCCTTAGGCTCCTTGTCGTTCATCGCTTCCTGGATCATGGAAATCGCCGCTGCCAGCACGTTGTCCCTTCCTTGAATGGACGCAGGAATTTGTCCGATCTGAATGGAAGTGGATTCTTGATTTTTCGTCAGATTAGGACCGATTGATTGCCGATGTACGTTATCGAGTAGATCCATCACATAGCTCTGGCGTTCCACAGGTTTAGTGCTCTTCCTCGCCTCATGATCCATCCCTAGAGAATAAATTTGAGACTGCTGCAAGATATGAACCAACCGATCGTGAAAGGATAACGCTTCGGTTCCCTCTACACCACTCCCAAGCTCCTCCACACCTTTAACAAAAGCGTCCTTCGTCGACTTTTTGTACGCTTTATCGAGCCCTTCATTAAGAGCACCGGCAATTTGTTGCAAATAGTTTGAGTTCAGGGCAGGCGTTCTTTCCCCTCTCACCCACCTGCGAACATAGGAGGAATCGATATTCAAAGCTTTGGCTAGCTTAGCCGCCGACCATCCTCGCAATTGCAGCATATCGTTCAGGCAATCTCCGAATTTCATCTTTCTCATCCGTTCCCACCGCCAAATATGGTTTTAATTACCATACCGCTGATTCTATCTATTGTCGAGGACAATTGTGTCCTGTCCCGTAATTACGTTAGCTTTTTCAGATATACTTGAAACAATTTATATCATTGAGTGAAGGAGCTATTCCATATGCAAAGAAGCCATGTACTCCTTACCTGTTTACTGCTCATAATCGGCTTAGCAATAAGCGGGTGTTCACCGGGTTCCAAGGATATTGCAATGTTCCGGGGCAACCCGCAGCACACAGGTGTTTATACATCTAAAGGCCCCACACAGCTTCATGGTGTGAAATGGAAGTTTAAGACCGAGGGCCGAGTCCGCTCATCCCCTGTTTATTATGATCAAGCCGTCTACTTTGGCAGTGAAGATAAAAACTTATATGCGGTTAACGCGGAAACGGGGAAGCAAATCTGGAAGTTCCCCACCAAGGGGGCGATTCTTTCCACCCCAACGATTAAGAATGGGGAAGTGTATTTTCTAAGCGGGGACAACACGTTCTATGCTCTGGAAGCTGCAACTGGGAGAATGCGCTGGAGCTTCAAGATTGAGGGAACAAATGCGGCCAGAGACGATTATGATTACTGGCAATCCTCTGCTGCGATCGATGAGCGGAATGTTTACTTTGGAGGCGGGAACGGTATTGTGTACGCATTGGACGCGGCGACCGGGAAGGAAGTATGGCGGCAGCAACTCCATTTCCAAAATCCCGATACGTACAAAGACTTCCCTGTCATTCTGCACTCCTCCCCTATCGTTGCAAACGGTGTCATTTATATAGGCATATCTGGCTATATTTATGATCTTCAAGCCGAGCCGGGGAATGTCTTGGCGCTCGACGCCAAAACAGGCAAGCAAATTTGGACATCAGAGTTAATGCAAGCTGTCGATTCTTCCCCAGCGATTGATAAGAATGCCGTTTATTTTGGAATGAGAAACGGTGGAATTGCGGCGATAGATATTGAAACAGGAAGAACGTTATGGAGGGATCATAGTGTCCAGTATGATCTGTCTTCGCCTGCAATCTACAATGGCACGATCTTCTCGGGCAGCTCCGATCAACATCAACTGTTTGCTTTGGACGCCTCTACCGGAGAGGCGAAGTGGACCTTTTCCACCTATGCAGCGGTACACGCCTCACCTGTAACCGACGGCAAGCTCGTTTATTGCGCATCAGCCAATAGTTATGTGGAAGAAACGGGATACGTCTATGCCGTGGATGCCGAGACAGGAGTAGAAAAGTGGAATCTACAAATAGGTGGCAACATGATTTCCTCGCCTAGCTTGAATGATGGTGTCTTATATGTGGGCAACGATGATTTCAATCTGTATGCAATCTATTAAAATAATTGAGGGTAAGCTTCCCCCTTCTAGTCTAGAGGGCCAGATAGTCGGCGAGTTTATCAAAAGCCCCCTCAAGATCTCGTTGAAGCATAGGAGCCATGCTGTTGTAGGATGCATGTTCCTCAGCGGAAGCATGGACAGGGTAACCTTTCAGCTTTAAAAGCGTCTCACCTTCGTTATCTTCCAGCGTGATGATATTCAGAATTTCAAGAGGCCAGCTCGTGCTAAAAGGCGCTCGGACTGTATTGCCTTGCTCATCGGAAAAGGATTGAATATATGCCACTTTCTCAGGTTCCACAACTTCTTGGTATACGAATTTTCTCCACATAACCAGGTTCCCGTCAGGAGATGTCTGGTATCCTAAAAACTCACCGCCTGTTCGAGCATCCATCTTAACGATTTCGAGGGTAGACCCATTTGGTCCCCACCATTTCGCGAAATGTTCGTTCTCTGTCCATGTTTTAAATATGATTTCACGTGGGGCAGCGAATACACGCGAAATTTCGAACGATTGACTTCGATTGTTATCCATAAGGATCCTCCTTTTTTTGTTGAAGGGAACTATTGCTTTCCTAATTGTCAGTCTAACACTTTACTCCACCGTATAGTCTTGGAAATAAACTACCTGTTAACTCAACAGGCTGCCGAATAATCGGCAGCCTGCTCTTTGTTGTGCTATCGTGCTTATTTTGCTTAATGACGCCTTCGTCATTCAGGATTCATCCTCAATTGGCACGATCGATACCCGTCTCTTTTCACGCGCAGAAGAAAGGCATGCCTCGATAACTTGTATCGTTCGTACGCCGTCCCAAGGGCTGACTGCCGCAGGCTCTCCATGAAGCGCCGCCTGCGCGAAACTGTTAAGCAGCAATAGCTGCTGGTTGCCACGCTCGAATGGCTCTGTCCGCATCTCACCGAGTACAGTAATCTGAATGTCAGGGCTCAGATCACCGCGAAGCGAGAATGCTGACGGTAACCGGATAGTACCGAGCGTGCCCCGGATTTCCAATGTATTGGAGAAGTCCGCCCACAATCCACAGTGGAACGTAAATGCCACATTATCGGGAAATTCGACGAGACCAGAGGCCATCATATCAACGCCACCATGTTCCGGCGAGAAAAAAGCCTGTACCGTTGTGGCCACTGGTTCCTTCTCCAGCACATAGCGGGCCGCGCTGAGTAAGTAGCAGCCGATGTCGTACATACCGCCGCCACCCATTTCCTGATGAAATCGGATATCGCTCTTCATATTGGAACGGTCCGACGTAAAGACACCATGAACTGACCTTAACGTACCAATCTCACCAGATCGTATAATTTCCCTAACACGATCATAGCGCGGATGGAAACGATACATGATGTTTTCCTGAAAGTGAACGCCGAACTGCTCGCAAGCCTCAACCATCTGTACCGCATGGCGCTCAGACACCGACATCGGCTTCTCGACTAACACGTGTTTGCCTGCTCGAGCAGAATGAATCGTCCATTCCTGGTGCATATGATTCGGCAGGGGGATGTAGACTGCATCGATGTTCGGATTGGCAAGCATCTCCATGTAGCTGCCGTAGGCGCCTTGTATGCCGTACGCAGCTGCAAATTCTCGCGCTTTTGTTTCCTCACGGCTTGCAACGGCGACTATCTCATGGATGTCCGAAGCTCGGACAGATGGAATAAACGCCTTTGTGGCAATTTGGGCACAGCCCATAATCCCCCAACGAAGCTTCCTCATCAGCTTTCCTCCTTCAGCATGTTAAATAATCTATAGTCATCTTCTGTTTCCAAACCATATTTTCCTGCCACTGGGAATGTTGGAGGATTCGTGCTTTTTTCATGGTACGATTACCCACACATAAAATAAGAAAAAGCTTGATTTCTCAAGCTTTCATTTTATCAATGTAGGATGATGTGTGTCCTTAGACATCAATTGCCGCAAACGCATCAATCACGAGCAGTCTATTCCCATGCCATCTCCGCCTGCTCCAGTAGCTGCTTCAGTGCACGAACAGCCGTCACGACACGTTTCGGATTGCTGGCATGCGGCAGGTAGCTGGACAGATGCGGCTCAACGGACAGAAATCCGTCGTACCCGCGTTCCCGGAGCGCACGCAGCAGCTCTTCGATTTGTCCCTCGCCCGCTCCCGCAGGAACGAACTGCCTTGGCTCGTATGTCGCGTCCTTAACATGGATATACGCCGTGTACGCTTCCAATTTGGGATACGCCTCGCTCATCGGCTTGACGTTGTTGATGACGAAATTACCGGGATCAAATGCGAGCCGTAGCGAATCCGAAGCGCAGTGCTGTAGGATATCGAGACAGCGGTCATCTGTGGCGCCATACAAGTGATCGTCATTCTCCAGAATGAGAATGACTCGATTCTGTTCGGCAATTGTGGTCAATTGCTTCATCCGGTTGAGTACTTCATCCCGGCAATCATCCAAGCTGCTGTTCTCCGGCAGGTAATAAGAGAAGAGTCGAATATACGGCGTGCCAAGCGCATGCGCAGCTGCAATCGCTTTGTGCAGGCTTTCGATTTGCGGCGCAAACTCGTCCTGGAGCGCGTATTTACCGATAGGCGACGCAATGGATGAGATGCCGAAGCCGCGTGCCTCGGTGATTACACGAATTTGCTGCAGCTCCTCGCCGGTCAAATCAAGGACATTTTTGCCCCATACACCGCGAAGCTCTATATAGGAAAGCCCCTCTTGCTGCAGAACATCCAACTGTTCTTCTAGATCATGCGAGATTTCATCGGCGAAGCAGGTCAATTTAACGTGTGCCATGATTCCTCTCCCCTAATTCCAATTATTTAGTCGTTCCAAAGGATGCGGACATGTCTTCGCTCGAAGCCGGCGCTTGGACAGCTTTCTTCACATAGCTCGAGGTGCGAATACGTTCTTCTAGCTCTGCTTGGAATGCATCCCCATCGATGGGCACCGTGATTGGACGCTTCTGAAACGAAGACAACATGATGCCGTTCGCCAATGTCAGTGCTCCAAGCCCTTCTGGTCCTTCTGCGATCAGATCGACCTGTTGACCGAGCAAACGCTGAATCAAGCGTTCTGTCACGATATGATGGCCATTCGGTGCATCGGCATCGACGAAAATTTCTTCCGGCGTAATGTCCCATTCGGCAAAACGCTGATCCGTTTCTCTTGTAAACGCGAGCATCGATTGCGGATATCGGTAATGCAGCAATTTGCCGTTCTCCAAAATCAATTTGCCCAAATCGCCGACGATTTCCATTCTATTCGTGCCCGGCAGCTCCGCTGTCGTAACGATGAGATGGCCGACCATGCCCCCGGAATGCTCCAAATACGCTGTGACTTCATCCTCGACCTCAATATCATGATATTTGCCGATATGCGCATGACCTGAGATCAATTCCGGCAGGCCGAACAGCCATTGGTACATATCAAGCGTATGCGGACATTGGTTCGTCAAGATACCGCCGCCTTCTCCTGCCCAAGTAGCGCGCCAGCCCCCGCTGTCGTAATACGCTTGAGATCGAAACCACTTCGTGTGTATCCATGTCGCACGTGTCAGCTTGCCGAGCGAACCGCTTTCCATAATTTCTTTGAGCTTGGCATAGTAAGGGAGTGTCCGCTCTTGAAACATAATGGCAAATTGCAGATCTGGATGATGAACTTTGGCCGATTCGTAAGCTTGAATCATTTCCTTCGCGGCATTGACATGAACCGCAATCGGTTTCTCGCACATGACATGAATGCCCCGCTTGAACGCTTCCATCGCGATGAATGGATGATCGTAATGCGGAACGGCGACGATTACAACGTCGATTTTCGCGTGGTCCAGCATTTCGATGGCATCATAATAGGCCGACGCACCGCAGGCTTTCGCTGTGGAATCCGCCTTCTCCTTGTCCGTATCGCAGACGGCGACGAGTTTTACATGCTCCATCTTGCATAGATAATTCACATGATGCTGACCGATGCCGCCGATTCCGACAAGTCCGAATGTAATGATACGATTGCTCATTAGGCCATCACTCCTGATTCATATAAATTCATGCGTTACATTAATCAAATGGATTGAAACCAACCCTACTCCCATCCTATCGTATTGCAATTACAACTTCCTTGACGAAATTGCCATGAAAGTGGATAATATTGCTCAAAAACAAGGAGAGCTTCCGCTTGATTAATGAGTATATCGCCCAGTTCGACGAGCATGTTCATTTTCAACACGCGGTCCGGACACCGCCGTTCAGTATCCATTTTCATCTGCACCAAGGCTGCGAGATCTTCTTTCTGATCCGAGGCGATGTAAACTATTTCGTCGATAAAGCCGTTTATCCGCTTCAGCTCGGCGATCTGATCATTACGAACGAGCACGAAATCCATAAGCCCGCTCTCATGTCAGATTCTCTTTATGAGCGTGTAACCATTGAATTCAACCCGGCGCTTATCGCCTTATTTCAGACGGAGCAACTGCAGCTGCTACACTGCTTCTATAACCGCCCGATCGGCGAGCATAACAAAATTGCGCTGAACGAACAGGAGAAATCACGGCTCACTGAGCTGTTTGCCAAATATAACGATTATATAAAGCATCCTTGTCCAGAATCTCCAGTCCTAAAGCTAGGCTGCCTGCTCGAAATTCTCGTTTCGATTCAGCGCAGCTACTATCGGAATCAGGAGAATCAGGACAAGGACAGAGGCATGGATTTGCCGCCGAAGCTAGCTCCTATTCTGACCTATCTCGATCAGCATCTGGCAGAGGATTTGTCGCTGGAACGACTCGAAGGCCTGTTTTACATTAGCAAATACCATCTAAGCAGACTGTTCAAAAAGCATACCGGAAGCACGATTCACGAGTATATTATCTACAAGCGCATCGCATTGGCCAAAACCCTGCTAAGAGAAGGGCGCAGCGTTATCGAGGCCAGCATGGATGCGGGCTTTAACGATTATTCCGGCTTCCTTCGTATGTTCAAAAAGAAGGTCGGAATCCTGCCCAAACATTACGCGAAGCAAAGCCAAGTTTCTCTGCTCAAGTGAAGACGACCACAATCGCTCCCGTTACCTTCAGCAGCCACATTCTGAGTTATTGAACTCGCTTTTCTCGATATAATTGCGATAAGACCGATTTCGGCAGTTTGCAAACTACGCTGTAGGCGGGGTTAAACATGTTGGCAATTTCATATTCCACTGCTTGTCCCAGCAACAAGCTGGCTTCCGAAGACATTAAGTCGAAATCTTCCTGCAGCAGTCGATACATTTCGGTCGTTGCATGTTGAAGTGCCTGGTCAAGCGGCCGTGCATTGCCGATACAGAACCAATGCGTATCGTTTTCACCTCTCGGCCAGCCTATCTTTTTTCCTTTTTGAACGCTAACTGTGAACCGAACGTCCATAGATATTTCGAGCCCTGTACCGATGATTTCCCCATCGC
This window harbors:
- a CDS encoding sugar phosphate isomerase/epimerase family protein, with product MAHVKLTCFADEISHDLEEQLDVLQQEGLSYIELRGVWGKNVLDLTGEELQQIRVITEARGFGISSIASPIGKYALQDEFAPQIESLHKAIAAAHALGTPYIRLFSYYLPENSSLDDCRDEVLNRMKQLTTIAEQNRVILILENDDHLYGATDDRCLDILQHCASDSLRLAFDPGNFVINNVKPMSEAYPKLEAYTAYIHVKDATYEPRQFVPAGAGEGQIEELLRALRERGYDGFLSVEPHLSSYLPHASNPKRVVTAVRALKQLLEQAEMAWE
- a CDS encoding AraC family transcriptional regulator, with translation MINEYIAQFDEHVHFQHAVRTPPFSIHFHLHQGCEIFFLIRGDVNYFVDKAVYPLQLGDLIITNEHEIHKPALMSDSLYERVTIEFNPALIALFQTEQLQLLHCFYNRPIGEHNKIALNEQEKSRLTELFAKYNDYIKHPCPESPVLKLGCLLEILVSIQRSYYRNQENQDKDRGMDLPPKLAPILTYLDQHLAEDLSLERLEGLFYISKYHLSRLFKKHTGSTIHEYIIYKRIALAKTLLREGRSVIEASMDAGFNDYSGFLRMFKKKVGILPKHYAKQSQVSLLK
- a CDS encoding Gfo/Idh/MocA family protein, which gives rise to MSNRIITFGLVGIGGIGQHHVNYLCKMEHVKLVAVCDTDKEKADSTAKACGASAYYDAIEMLDHAKIDVVIVAVPHYDHPFIAMEAFKRGIHVMCEKPIAVHVNAAKEMIQAYESAKVHHPDLQFAIMFQERTLPYYAKLKEIMESGSLGKLTRATWIHTKWFRSQAYYDSGGWRATWAGEGGGILTNQCPHTLDMYQWLFGLPELISGHAHIGKYHDIEVEDEVTAYLEHSGGMVGHLIVTTAELPGTNRMEIVGDLGKLILENGKLLHYRYPQSMLAFTRETDQRFAEWDITPEEIFVDADAPNGHHIVTERLIQRLLGQQVDLIAEGPEGLGALTLANGIMLSSFQKRPITVPIDGDAFQAELEERIRTSSYVKKAVQAPASSEDMSASFGTTK